A single window of Drosophila suzukii chromosome 3, CBGP_Dsuzu_IsoJpt1.0, whole genome shotgun sequence DNA harbors:
- the CDase gene encoding neutral ceramidase has translation MAISKLAFLALLALSSLCGWANATYKVGVGRADITGPPVEINFMGYANIKQVGRGIHTRVFARAFVVEDEKGNRVAFVSADAGMMGYGLKREVIKRLQARYGNLYHNDNVAISGTHTHGAPGGFLMHLLYDISILGFVPQTFEVMAQGLYLCIKRATDNLVDGRIFLSKTTVLNVNINRSPSSYLRNPAEERAQYEHDTDKTLTQLRFVDLENNLLGAFNWYAVHATSMNNTNQLVTSDNVGYAALLLEKEYNPNKMPGKGKFVGAFCSSNLGDVSPNIMGPKCSISGNECDLLTSRCPSGEGDCFASGPGKDMFESTQILGQRLADAALGLLNEQSQESTAREVTGDVRFIHQFVDMPNYNGSTYNPLSRKIDKVRGCQPAMGYSFAAGTTDGPGAFSFEQGTTTDNPMWNFVRDFIAAPTQEDIKCHEPKPILLATGRATFPYEWQPKIVSDQLIKIGDVILAAVPCEFTTMAGRRLRNQIRAAASAAGGLDTEVIIAGLSNIYTSYTVTPEEYQAQRYEAASTIFGPHTHSIYMDVFEHLTKAMMRNETVDAGPSPPYMNDVMLSLNTGVLFDGHPINTDFGYVKTQPNKEYGINETVKVTYISGNPRNNLFTEKTYFTIERKINEDRWKVAYTDASWETKMIWHRTNTILGFSEMEIYWNISPQTLPGEYRIRHSGEYKYILGGKYPYEGLTHSFTVKED, from the exons ATGGCCATTAGCAAGTTAGCCTTCTTGGCTCTTTTGGCCCTGAGTTCCCTGTGTGGATGGGCCAATGCAACCTataaagtgggcgtgggcCGGGCGGATATCACAGGACCGCCAGTGGAGATTAATTTT ATGGGCTATGCCAACATCAAGCAGGTGGGTCGTGGCATCCACACCCGAGTCTTTGCCCGTGCCTTCGTGGTGGAGGACGAGAAGGGCAATCGAGTGGCCTTCGTGAGTGCGGATGCGGGAATGATGGGTTACGGGTTGAAGAGGGAGGTGATAAAGCGCCTGCAGGCGCGCTACGGAAACCTCTACCACAATGACAATGTGGCCATCAGTGGCACCCACACCCACGGAGCTCCTGGAGGCTTCCTGATGCACCTGCTCTACGACATTTCCATCCTTGGCTTTGTGCCTCAGACCTTCGAGGTGATGGCTCAGGGTCTGTACCTG TGCATTAAAAGGGCCACGGACAACCTGGTAGATGGTCGCATCTTCCTGTCCAAAACCACAGTGCTAAATGTCAATATTAACCGCTCACCCTCTTCCTACTTGAGAAACCCCGCCGAGGAGCGTGCTCAATACGAACACGATACGGATAAGACCCTGACCCAGTTGAGATTCGTGGACCTGGAGAACAACCTGCTGGGTGCCTTCAACTGGTATGCTGTTCATGCCACCTCAATGAATAACACCAACCAACTGGTGACCAGCGATAATGTGGGCTATGCTGCCCTGCTCCTGGAAAAGGAATACAATCCCAATAAGATGCCCGGAAAGGGTAAATTCGTGGGAGCCTTCTGCTCCTCCAATCTTGGAGATGTGTCCCCCAACATAATGGGTCCCAAGTGTTCGATTTCTGGCAACGAATGTGATCTGCTGACCTCGCGTTGTCCCTCCGGCGAAGGAGATTGCTTTGCCTCGGGTCCCGGAAAGGATATGTTCGAGAGCACCCAGATTTTGGGTCAACGACTGGCGGATGCTGCCCTGGGATTGCTCAACGAACAGAGCCAGGAGTCCACGGCTCGGGAGGTCACCGGAGATGTGAGGTTCATCCACCAGTTCGTGGACATGCCCAACTATAATGGCAGCACCTACAACCCGCTGAGCAGGAAGATCGACAAGGTCAGAGGTTGTCAACCTGCCATGGGCTATAGTTTTGCCGCAGGAACCACAGACGGACCTGGGGCCTTCAGTTTCGAGCAGGGAACCACCACGGATAACCCCATGTGGAACTTCGTCCGCGATTTTATTGCTGCTCCCACGCAGGAGGACATCAAGTGCCACGAACCAAAGCCCATTTTGTTGGCCACTGGAAGG GCCACCTTCCCTTATGAATGGCAGCCCAAGATAGTCTCAGATCAGCTCATAAAGATCGGTGATGTGATCCTAGCCGCCGTGCCCTGTGAATTCACCACGATGGCCGGTCGACGTCTTCGTAACCAGATCCGAGCAGCTGCCTCCGCCGCCGGAGGTCTGGACACCGAGGTGATCATCGCCGGACTGTCGAATATATACACCAGTTACACGGTGACCCCGGAGGAGTACCAGGCGCAGCGTTACGAGGCTGCCTCCACGATCTTTGGGCCCCACACCCACTCCATATATATGGACGTCTTCGAGCACTTGACCAAGGCAATGATGCGGAATGAGACCGTGGATGCGGGTCCAAGTCCGCCCTATATGAATGACGTGATGTTGTCCCTGAATACCGGAGTTCTATTCGACGGACACCCCATAAACACGGACTTTGGCTATGTGAAAACGCAGCCCAACAAGGAGTACGGCATCAATGAGACCGTGAAGGTCACCTATATATCTGGAAACCCAAGGAACAACCTCTTCACAGAGAAGACCTACTTCACCATAGAGCGAAAGATCAACGAGGATCGCTGGAAAGTGGCCTACACGGACGCCAGTTGGGAGACCAA AATGATCTGGCACCGCACCAATACGATCCTGGGCTTCAGCGAAATGGAGATCTACTGGAACATCAGTCCACAGACCCTTCCCGGGGAATATCGCATCCGGCATTCCGGGGAGTACAAGTACATCCTGGGCGGAAAGTATCCCTACGAGGGCCTCACGCACTCCTTTACCGTTAAGGAGGACTAG